From Cellulomonas dongxiuzhuiae, the proteins below share one genomic window:
- the lipB gene encoding lipoyl(octanoyl) transferase LipB, with product MRVDPLELGTRLQPYVPTWDLQREVHAAVAAGEREDTLLLVEHEPVYTAGRRTARSDRPVDGTPVVDVDRGGRITWHGPGQLVGYPIVRLAEPVDVVRYVRALEEALIRTCSDVGVDAGRVDGRSGVWLPADDVTTSPRPRRARKVAAIGVRVARGTTMHGFALNCTASLDGFSRIVPCGIDDADVTTLSAETGRAVTIAEITPVVVAHLQDVLTPLLAARDEATADR from the coding sequence ATGCGCGTCGACCCGCTCGAGCTCGGCACCCGTCTGCAGCCGTACGTGCCCACCTGGGACCTCCAGCGCGAGGTCCACGCCGCGGTCGCGGCCGGTGAGCGCGAGGACACGCTGCTGCTCGTCGAGCACGAGCCCGTGTACACCGCGGGCAGGCGCACGGCGCGGTCCGACCGGCCTGTCGACGGCACGCCCGTGGTCGACGTGGACCGCGGCGGTCGCATCACCTGGCACGGCCCCGGACAGCTCGTCGGGTACCCGATCGTCCGCCTCGCCGAGCCGGTCGACGTCGTGCGCTACGTCCGCGCCCTCGAGGAGGCGCTCATCCGCACGTGCTCCGACGTCGGCGTGGACGCGGGCCGCGTCGACGGACGCAGCGGCGTGTGGCTGCCTGCCGACGACGTCACGACGTCACCGCGCCCGCGGCGTGCGCGCAAGGTCGCCGCGATCGGCGTGCGCGTCGCGCGGGGCACGACCATGCACGGGTTCGCGCTGAACTGCACCGCGTCGCTCGACGGGTTCTCGCGCATCGTGCCGTGCGGCATCGACGACGCCGACGTCACGACGCTGTCCGCGGAGACCGGGCGCGCCGTCACGATCGCCGAGATCACGCCCGTCGTCGTCGCCCACCTGCAGGACGTGCTCACGCCCCTCCTCGCCGCGCGCGACGAGGCGACCGCCGACCGCTGA
- a CDS encoding MarR family winged helix-turn-helix transcriptional regulator: MQQGPPPDHWPVGRMLSAAARRIERAWDAHLASWDLNHASLPVLVHITVAPMSQRELADACGVTEQTMSRVVARLVRTGYVTRRPHAEDRRRHVVAITPAGAAALAACADPGPAQQAVLGHLPPDRRALLDELMREVVAPWGVTPGPPVDAADRPPASRA, translated from the coding sequence ATGCAGCAGGGCCCGCCGCCGGACCACTGGCCGGTCGGCCGGATGCTCTCCGCGGCGGCGCGACGGATCGAGCGCGCCTGGGACGCCCACCTGGCGTCCTGGGACCTCAACCACGCGAGCCTGCCGGTGCTGGTCCACATCACCGTCGCTCCCATGTCGCAGCGTGAGCTCGCGGACGCCTGCGGCGTCACCGAGCAGACGATGAGCCGCGTCGTGGCACGCCTCGTGCGCACCGGCTACGTCACGCGCCGCCCGCACGCCGAGGACCGGCGCCGCCACGTGGTCGCCATCACCCCCGCCGGCGCCGCGGCGCTCGCGGCGTGCGCCGACCCCGGGCCCGCCCAGCAGGCCGTCCTGGGCCATCTGCCCCCCGACCGCCGTGCGCTGCTCGACGAGCTCATGCGCGAGGTCGTGGCTCCCTGGGGCGTCACACCCGGCCCGCCCGTCGACGCGGCCGACCGCCCGCCCGCGTCGAGGGCATAG
- a CDS encoding MFS transporter — translation MAGDVAPRPGGPRPDGPAVSPRAAPGIATVVVAVAVAVADVSAVNSVLPELRRDLGADASDLQWVVSGYVLTYGLAMIVTGRIGDARGRRPTFLTGVVVFTVASVLAAVAPGPGVLVVARLLQGFGAGFLNPQAMALVRELVPEGPRRSAVFALYTAVVGAALAVGPLLGGLLGSVGWRWVFWVNLPLGTLVLLAGLRVLPRAVPTGARVLPDVPGVALLWAGLSLLLIPLLELSDLPAGVVVAGLLSAVVALAAFVVRERRTAARGGAPVVDLALFRDRSYTCGVLLNTTYQAGLTGVVYVLTLYLRSGLGLDPVVAGAAQLPVALGALLVAPFAARLARPRRGELTGVILLVVGSAAAWAAVEVLPDAGTTIVWALAVPLLVVGVGSNLVSALNLGVTNARIPAEEAGSANALRQTTARIGSAVGTATVGALLAAALAPAGLGTAARADWDRAMSAGMALSVAFLAATLVPVLVDLVATRREVRAARS, via the coding sequence GTGGCGGGGGACGTCGCGCCGCGACCCGGTGGGCCGCGGCCGGACGGGCCTGCGGTGAGCCCGCGCGCGGCACCGGGGATCGCGACCGTCGTGGTGGCGGTGGCCGTGGCGGTCGCCGACGTCAGTGCCGTCAACTCGGTGCTGCCGGAGCTGCGGCGCGACCTCGGGGCCGACGCGAGCGACCTGCAGTGGGTCGTCTCGGGCTACGTGCTCACCTACGGCCTCGCGATGATCGTCACCGGCAGGATCGGCGACGCCCGCGGTCGACGACCGACCTTCCTCACCGGTGTCGTGGTCTTCACCGTGGCGAGCGTGCTCGCCGCGGTCGCGCCCGGGCCCGGTGTGCTCGTCGTCGCGCGGCTCCTCCAAGGCTTCGGCGCGGGGTTCCTCAACCCCCAGGCCATGGCACTCGTCCGCGAGCTCGTGCCGGAAGGGCCGAGACGTTCGGCTGTCTTCGCGCTCTACACGGCTGTCGTCGGTGCCGCGCTCGCCGTCGGCCCGCTCCTCGGCGGGCTGCTGGGTTCGGTCGGCTGGCGGTGGGTGTTCTGGGTGAACCTCCCCCTCGGCACGCTCGTCCTGCTCGCCGGCCTGCGCGTGCTGCCACGTGCCGTACCCACGGGGGCGAGGGTCCTTCCCGACGTGCCCGGCGTGGCGCTGCTGTGGGCCGGCCTTTCGCTGCTGCTCATACCGCTGCTCGAGCTCTCCGACCTGCCGGCCGGGGTGGTCGTCGCCGGACTGCTGTCGGCGGTGGTCGCGCTCGCGGCCTTCGTCGTCCGGGAGCGCCGGACCGCGGCGCGCGGTGGTGCACCGGTCGTCGACCTCGCGCTGTTCCGTGACCGCTCGTACACCTGCGGCGTCCTGCTCAACACCACGTACCAGGCCGGGCTCACGGGCGTCGTCTACGTGCTCACGCTGTACCTGCGCAGCGGGCTCGGGCTCGACCCGGTCGTCGCCGGCGCCGCGCAGCTCCCCGTGGCACTCGGCGCGCTGCTCGTCGCACCCTTCGCGGCACGGCTGGCACGCCCGCGCCGCGGCGAGCTCACGGGGGTCATACTGCTCGTCGTCGGCTCGGCAGCCGCGTGGGCTGCCGTCGAGGTGCTCCCCGACGCCGGCACCACGATCGTGTGGGCGCTGGCCGTGCCACTCCTCGTCGTGGGCGTCGGCAGCAACCTCGTCTCGGCGCTCAACCTCGGCGTCACCAACGCGCGGATCCCCGCCGAGGAGGCCGGCAGCGCCAACGCCCTACGTCAGACCACCGCCCGCATCGGGTCCGCGGTCGGCACGGCCACCGTCGGTGCGCTGCTCGCCGCGGCACTCGCGCCCGCCGGCCTCGGCACGGCTGCCCGGGCGGACTGGGACCGTGCCATGAGCGCGGGCATGGCGCTGTCGGTGGCATTCCTTGCGGCCACGCTCGTGCCGGTGCTCGTCGACCTCGTCGCGACACGACGCGAGGTCCGCGCAGCCCGCTCCTAG
- a CDS encoding RDD family protein, giving the protein MVTRDSVGSWLEGGPGGRDDGGVRGARLGLAPTGPGSLARLGRRLAALSIDWVACLAVSALLLPARSDGLFLLRGDSLGTLAVFALENLVLVGALGHTLGHRLMGLQVRRTLPQPPAGSSPVSGGPPGLLAALVRTALLCLVLPAAVWDGDGRGLHDRAAGTVLVRR; this is encoded by the coding sequence ATGGTGACGCGCGACTCCGTGGGCTCGTGGCTCGAGGGCGGTCCCGGTGGCCGCGACGACGGCGGCGTGCGCGGTGCGCGGCTGGGTCTCGCGCCCACGGGTCCGGGGTCGCTCGCGCGCCTCGGTCGACGGCTCGCGGCGCTCTCGATCGACTGGGTCGCGTGCCTCGCCGTGTCGGCGCTGCTGCTGCCGGCACGCAGCGACGGGCTGTTCCTGCTGCGTGGCGACTCGCTGGGCACGTTGGCCGTCTTCGCGCTCGAGAACCTCGTGCTCGTCGGCGCGCTCGGGCACACGCTCGGCCACCGGCTCATGGGCCTGCAGGTGCGCCGGACGCTCCCGCAGCCGCCGGCAGGGTCGTCGCCGGTGTCGGGCGGTCCGCCGGGGCTGCTCGCGGCGCTGGTCCGCACCGCCCTGCTGTGCCTCGTGCTGCCCGCGGCCGTGTGGGACGGCGACGGTCGCGGCCTGCACGACCGTGCGGCCGGGACGGTCCTGGTCCGCCGCTGA
- a CDS encoding flavodoxin domain-containing protein, with protein MRVLVTVASRHGATREMGAEVAARLREAGHDVDEVEPDDVEHVDPYDAVVMGSAVYVGRLALGLRDLVDRQAGQLRQRPSWLFWSGPVGDPPMPETVPDDVADIARTTGARDVAMFTGRLDRDGLNISERALVALTRADAGDYRDLEAVRTWAGSIATALRAIQQDA; from the coding sequence GTGCGCGTCCTGGTGACGGTGGCGTCGAGGCACGGCGCGACGCGGGAGATGGGTGCGGAGGTCGCCGCACGGCTGCGGGAGGCCGGTCACGACGTCGACGAGGTCGAACCCGACGACGTCGAGCACGTCGATCCGTACGACGCGGTCGTGATGGGCTCCGCGGTGTACGTCGGCAGGCTCGCGCTGGGGCTGCGCGACCTGGTCGACCGGCAGGCGGGGCAGCTGCGGCAGCGGCCGTCGTGGCTGTTCTGGTCGGGCCCGGTCGGTGACCCGCCGATGCCGGAGACGGTGCCGGACGACGTGGCGGACATCGCGCGCACCACCGGCGCCCGCGACGTCGCGATGTTCACCGGGCGGCTGGACCGCGACGGTCTCAACATCTCGGAGCGGGCGCTCGTGGCCCTCACCCGGGCCGACGCGGGCGACTACCGGGACCTCGAGGCGGTCCGCACGTGGGCCGGGTCGATCGCGACGGCTCTGCGGGCGATCCAGCAGGACGCGTAG
- a CDS encoding DUF4191 domain-containing protein, whose product MARERSTSPQGSSPSTGTGTGKVKKTRWYHQVWQAFQITRQSDPAVTWIMLGVFLGVVAVGAVIGMLVDQLVYVLVLSIPFALLGALFVLTRRAEKAAYTRIEGQPGASLAALGTLRRGWTFAQEPVAVDPRTQDLVFRGVGRPGVVLVGEGPDHRIGKLLEAERKRTARVVSGAPIHLIQVGNGEGQVPLRKLPRAVTKLKPQLTKDEVAVVLRRVTSLGAAKLPVPKGIDPMRARPDRKGMRGR is encoded by the coding sequence ATGGCACGCGAGCGCTCCACGTCCCCGCAGGGCTCCTCCCCGAGCACGGGGACAGGCACCGGGAAGGTCAAGAAGACCCGCTGGTACCACCAGGTCTGGCAGGCGTTCCAGATCACCCGGCAGTCGGACCCCGCCGTCACCTGGATCATGCTCGGCGTGTTCCTGGGCGTCGTCGCGGTCGGCGCCGTGATCGGCATGCTCGTCGACCAGCTCGTCTACGTGCTCGTGCTGAGCATCCCGTTCGCCCTGCTCGGCGCGCTGTTCGTGCTGACCCGTCGCGCCGAGAAGGCCGCGTACACGCGCATCGAGGGTCAGCCCGGCGCCTCGCTCGCCGCACTCGGCACCCTGCGCCGCGGGTGGACCTTCGCGCAGGAGCCCGTCGCGGTGGACCCGCGCACGCAGGACCTCGTGTTCCGCGGCGTCGGACGCCCTGGCGTGGTGCTCGTGGGCGAGGGCCCGGACCACCGCATCGGCAAGCTGCTCGAGGCGGAGCGCAAGCGCACCGCGCGCGTCGTGTCCGGTGCGCCGATCCACCTCATCCAGGTCGGCAACGGCGAGGGCCAGGTGCCGCTGCGCAAGCTGCCCCGTGCGGTGACCAAGCTGAAGCCCCAGCTCACCAAGGACGAGGTGGCCGTCGTGCTGCGCCGCGTCACGTCGCTCGGCGCGGCGAAGCTGCCCGTCCCCAAGGGCATTGACCCGATGCGGGCGCGTCCCGACCGCAAGGGGATGCGGGGGCGCTGA
- a CDS encoding cytochrome P450 produces MTTTADGQTLGATAGCPVRKLAQPDDGSGPDIEHVPGDRPRWRIRSHALARTVLRHPEHTRQAGFGAEELGSGGPVRIRPPILFVEGEAHHAQRRAAAHLFAPRVVAGYRDWMRDTAERVVAQVRTDRWTDLTGLSMQMAVEVASRVIGLDHGASPRMRARLDEFFAPPPRPGSPLAGLREALRGTAMLRFYLLDVKPAIRARRRRRREDLISTLLDAGYSDLEILTECVTYAAAGMATTRELIAAAVWHLLDDDALRARYRASDRDGRVAIIEEVLRVEPVVGHLLRRTTAPLTLDGPDGPVEVPAGALIDVDVRAVNADERVVGADPHAVQPQRAMARASGPAVLAFGDGHHRCPGAPLASSEAEVFVSALLRDDLAAAGPPRVRWSELSQGYDLTALRVRRVPLPR; encoded by the coding sequence GTGACGACCACGGCGGACGGTCAGACGCTCGGCGCGACGGCCGGCTGCCCGGTGCGCAAGCTCGCGCAGCCCGACGACGGCAGCGGCCCCGACATCGAGCACGTCCCCGGGGACCGACCCCGCTGGCGCATCCGGTCGCACGCGCTGGCACGCACCGTGCTGCGGCACCCCGAGCACACCCGGCAGGCGGGCTTCGGTGCCGAGGAGCTCGGCAGCGGGGGACCGGTGCGGATCCGTCCGCCGATCCTGTTCGTCGAGGGGGAGGCGCACCACGCGCAGCGCCGCGCGGCGGCGCACCTGTTCGCCCCGCGCGTGGTGGCCGGCTACCGGGACTGGATGCGGGACACCGCGGAGCGTGTCGTCGCGCAGGTGCGCACCGACCGGTGGACGGACCTGACCGGGCTCAGCATGCAGATGGCCGTCGAGGTCGCGTCCCGGGTCATCGGCCTCGACCACGGTGCGTCCCCGCGGATGCGCGCCCGGTTGGACGAGTTCTTCGCACCACCGCCGCGGCCGGGCTCACCGCTCGCCGGGCTGCGCGAGGCGCTGCGCGGCACCGCCATGCTGAGGTTCTACCTGCTCGACGTGAAGCCGGCCATCCGCGCGCGGCGACGTCGTCGGCGTGAGGACCTCATCAGCACCCTGCTCGACGCCGGCTACTCGGACCTGGAGATCCTCACCGAGTGCGTCACCTACGCGGCGGCGGGCATGGCGACGACGCGGGAGCTCATCGCCGCGGCCGTGTGGCACCTGCTCGACGACGACGCGCTGCGTGCGCGGTACCGCGCGTCCGACCGCGACGGCCGCGTCGCGATCATCGAGGAGGTGCTGCGCGTCGAGCCCGTGGTCGGGCACCTGCTGCGCCGCACGACGGCTCCGCTGACGCTCGACGGTCCCGACGGCCCGGTCGAGGTGCCGGCCGGTGCGCTGATCGACGTGGACGTCCGGGCGGTCAACGCCGACGAGCGGGTCGTGGGCGCCGACCCGCACGCGGTGCAGCCCCAGCGGGCCATGGCACGTGCGTCCGGACCGGCCGTCCTCGCCTTCGGCGACGGTCACCACCGGTGCCCGGGTGCGCCGCTCGCCTCGTCGGAGGCGGAGGTGTTCGTCTCCGCCCTCCTGCGCGACGACCTCGCGGCCGCCGGTCCGCCCCGCGTCCGGTGGAGCGAGCTCAGCCAGGGGTACGACCTCACGGCGCTGCGCGTGCGGCGGGTGCCCCTGCCGCGGTGA
- the glnA gene encoding type I glutamate--ammonia ligase, with protein MFTKPEEVLAFIKSEDVKFVDVRFCDLPGVMQHFNVPAASLDLDFFTDGQMFDGSSIRGFQAIHESDMKLVPDVATSYVDPFRVEKTLNINFHIVDPYTDEPYSRDPRQVAAKAEAYLKSTGIADTAFFAPEAEFYIFDDIRFETKQNASYYYIDSIEAAWNTGRKEEGGNLGHKTPYKGGYFPVPPVDHFADLRDQISLQLDALGLQVERAHHEVGTAGQAEINYRFDTLAKSADKVQLFKYVVKNVAHENGRTATFMPKPLFGDNGSGMHVHQSLWKDGEPLFFDEKGYGGLSDLARWYIGGLLKHAPSLLAFTNPTVNSYHRLVPGFEAPVNLVYSARNRSACIRIPVTGSNPKAKRVEFRVPDPSSNPYLAFAAMLMAGLDGIQNRIEPPDPIDKDLYELPPEEHALIQQVPGSLSEVLDNLEADHDWLTAGNVFTPDLIQTWIDYKRSAEVDPIRLRPHPHEFELYYDV; from the coding sequence ATGTTCACCAAGCCAGAGGAAGTCCTGGCGTTCATCAAGAGCGAGGACGTCAAGTTCGTCGACGTGCGCTTCTGTGACCTGCCGGGCGTGATGCAGCACTTCAACGTGCCAGCCGCCTCGCTCGACCTGGACTTCTTCACGGACGGCCAGATGTTCGACGGGTCCTCGATCCGCGGCTTCCAGGCCATCCACGAGTCGGACATGAAGCTGGTCCCGGACGTGGCGACGTCGTACGTCGACCCGTTCCGCGTCGAGAAGACCCTGAACATCAACTTCCACATCGTCGACCCGTACACCGACGAGCCCTACAGCCGCGACCCGCGCCAGGTCGCCGCCAAGGCGGAGGCGTACCTCAAGTCGACCGGCATCGCGGACACCGCGTTCTTCGCGCCCGAGGCCGAGTTCTACATCTTCGACGACATCCGCTTCGAGACGAAGCAGAACGCGTCGTACTACTACATCGACTCCATCGAGGCCGCGTGGAACACGGGCCGCAAGGAGGAGGGTGGCAACCTCGGCCACAAGACGCCCTACAAGGGCGGCTACTTCCCCGTGCCGCCGGTCGACCACTTCGCCGACCTGCGCGACCAGATCTCGCTGCAGCTCGACGCACTCGGCCTGCAGGTCGAGCGCGCGCACCACGAGGTCGGCACGGCCGGTCAGGCCGAGATCAACTACCGCTTCGACACGCTCGCCAAGTCCGCGGACAAGGTGCAGCTGTTCAAGTACGTGGTGAAGAACGTGGCGCACGAGAACGGCCGCACGGCGACGTTCATGCCGAAGCCGCTGTTCGGTGACAACGGCTCGGGCATGCACGTCCACCAGTCCCTCTGGAAGGACGGCGAGCCGCTGTTCTTCGACGAGAAGGGCTACGGCGGGCTGTCCGACCTGGCGCGCTGGTACATCGGTGGCCTGCTCAAGCACGCCCCCTCGCTCCTCGCGTTCACGAACCCGACGGTGAACTCCTACCACCGCCTGGTGCCGGGCTTCGAGGCCCCCGTCAACCTGGTCTACTCGGCCCGCAACCGCTCCGCGTGCATCCGCATCCCGGTGACGGGGTCGAACCCGAAGGCCAAGCGCGTCGAGTTCCGCGTGCCGGACCCGTCGTCGAACCCGTACCTCGCGTTCGCGGCCATGCTCATGGCCGGCCTCGACGGGATCCAGAACCGCATCGAGCCGCCGGACCCGATCGACAAGGACCTGTACGAGCTGCCCCCCGAGGAGCACGCGCTCATCCAGCAGGTCCCGGGCTCGCTGTCCGAGGTGCTCGACAACCTCGAGGCCGACCACGACTGGCTCACGGCCGGCAACGTCTTCACGCCGGACCTCATCCAGACGTGGATCGACTACAAGCGCTCGGCAGAGGTCGACCCGATCCGGCTGCGTCCGCACCCGCACGAGTTCGAGCTCTACTACGACGTCTGA
- the lipA gene encoding lipoyl synthase: MTIAPEGRRMLRVEARNAATPIEKKPEWIRTRATTGPEYSELKGLVRREGLHTVCEEAGCPNIFECWEDREATFLIGGDQCTRRCDFCQIDTGRPAALDTDEPRRVAESVQAMGLKYSTITGVARDDLPDGGVWLYAETVRQIHALNPGTGVELLIPDFNAVPELLDLVNESRPEVLAHNLETVPRIFKQIRPAFRYDRSLSVLTRARDAGLVTKSNLILGMGETTEEVVEALRDLHEAGCDLITITQYLRPSVRHHPVARWVRPEEFVELSDEAERIGFLGVMSGPLVRSSYRAGRLWGQAMRRRGLEIPAALAHLGEPTTARQEASALLARSTAV; encoded by the coding sequence GTGACGATCGCACCCGAGGGACGCCGGATGCTCCGGGTGGAGGCACGCAACGCCGCCACCCCGATCGAGAAGAAGCCGGAGTGGATCCGCACCCGGGCGACGACCGGCCCGGAGTACAGCGAGCTCAAGGGCCTGGTGCGCCGCGAGGGCCTGCACACGGTGTGCGAGGAGGCGGGCTGCCCCAACATCTTCGAGTGCTGGGAGGACCGCGAGGCCACCTTCCTCATCGGCGGCGACCAGTGCACCCGGCGCTGCGACTTCTGCCAGATCGACACGGGCAGGCCCGCCGCGCTCGACACCGACGAGCCGCGCCGCGTCGCGGAGTCCGTCCAGGCCATGGGTCTGAAGTACTCCACGATCACGGGCGTCGCACGCGACGACCTGCCGGACGGCGGCGTGTGGCTGTACGCCGAGACGGTCCGCCAGATCCACGCGCTCAACCCCGGCACCGGTGTCGAGCTGCTCATCCCGGACTTCAACGCCGTCCCCGAGCTGCTGGACCTCGTCAACGAGTCCCGTCCCGAGGTCCTGGCGCACAACCTGGAGACCGTGCCGCGGATCTTCAAGCAGATCCGGCCGGCTTTCCGCTACGACCGTTCGCTGTCCGTGCTGACGCGTGCGCGCGACGCCGGCCTCGTCACGAAGTCGAACCTCATCCTCGGCATGGGCGAGACGACCGAGGAGGTCGTCGAGGCGCTGCGCGACCTGCACGAGGCGGGCTGCGACCTCATCACGATCACGCAGTACCTGCGGCCGTCGGTGCGCCACCACCCGGTCGCACGCTGGGTGCGTCCCGAGGAGTTCGTCGAGCTGTCCGACGAGGCCGAGCGCATCGGCTTCCTCGGGGTGATGTCCGGACCGCTCGTGCGCTCGTCGTACCGCGCCGGGCGGCTGTGGGGCCAGGCGATGCGGCGTCGCGGCCTGGAGATCCCCGCCGCGCTCGCGCACCTGGGCGAGCCGACGACGGCACGCCAGGAGGCCTCGGCCCTGCTCGCCCGCAGCACCGCGGTCTGA
- a CDS encoding alkaline phosphatase, translated as MRRLDLRQGWFATGGVVALALGLAAGGADDARGERGKPHPQRARNVVLLVGDGLGIGARDAIRLATVGHDGTLAMDQLRYAGWTRTDSADPDEAVTDSAASATAFATGMRTYNGAVGVDADGRPVTSLLEHATALRRSTGLVTTAQVTDATPGAFGAHVADRADQSEIARQLVEESRPDVVLGGGEDWWYPEGDEGAYPDDPDDPRPEVSRSTLGNLVDLAVDNGYTYVSTPQQLTATDARRILGLFANEEMFEQAPEGQGDEYAPVVPLRTMTQKALDVLSEDRDGFFLLVEEEGIDEMAHANNAGLAIRAGQAFDETVALVRDFAAQRRDTLVVVVGDHETGGLAVENLDPDDESGDGASTSPEVLQSGEDGPFDIAGSTLTFTVDWTTSGHTGGATPLTAQGPGAEELARTQHTTDVFATVLAAMRHGRG; from the coding sequence ATGCGCAGGCTCGACCTACGTCAGGGATGGTTCGCGACGGGCGGAGTCGTCGCCCTCGCGCTCGGGCTGGCCGCGGGAGGTGCGGACGACGCCCGCGGGGAACGCGGCAAGCCCCACCCGCAGCGCGCAAGGAACGTCGTCCTGCTCGTCGGGGACGGGCTGGGCATCGGCGCCCGGGACGCGATCCGGCTGGCGACCGTGGGTCACGACGGCACGCTGGCGATGGACCAGCTGCGGTACGCGGGCTGGACCCGGACCGACTCGGCGGACCCCGACGAGGCGGTGACCGACTCCGCGGCGAGCGCCACGGCGTTCGCCACCGGGATGCGCACGTACAACGGCGCCGTCGGCGTCGACGCCGACGGGCGCCCCGTGACCAGCCTGCTCGAGCACGCGACCGCGCTGCGGAGGTCGACCGGCCTCGTCACGACGGCACAGGTGACGGACGCGACGCCCGGAGCCTTCGGCGCGCACGTGGCCGACCGTGCCGACCAGAGCGAGATCGCCCGCCAGCTCGTCGAGGAGTCCAGGCCGGACGTCGTCCTGGGCGGCGGGGAGGACTGGTGGTACCCGGAGGGCGACGAGGGCGCGTACCCGGACGATCCCGATGACCCGCGCCCTGAGGTGAGCCGCAGCACGCTCGGCAACCTCGTCGACCTCGCCGTCGACAACGGCTACACCTACGTCAGCACCCCTCAGCAGCTCACCGCCACGGATGCCCGACGGATCCTCGGCCTGTTCGCCAACGAGGAGATGTTCGAGCAGGCCCCCGAGGGGCAGGGCGACGAGTACGCCCCGGTCGTGCCGCTGCGGACCATGACGCAGAAGGCCCTCGACGTGCTCTCCGAGGACCGCGACGGCTTCTTCCTGCTCGTCGAGGAGGAAGGCATCGACGAGATGGCGCACGCCAACAACGCGGGCCTCGCCATCCGCGCCGGTCAGGCGTTCGACGAGACCGTCGCCCTGGTCCGCGACTTCGCGGCGCAGCGGCGCGACACGCTCGTCGTCGTCGTCGGGGACCACGAGACCGGTGGCCTGGCGGTGGAGAACCTCGACCCCGACGACGAGTCCGGCGACGGTGCGAGCACCTCGCCGGAGGTGCTGCAGAGCGGCGAGGACGGGCCGTTCGACATCGCGGGCAGCACGCTGACGTTCACCGTCGACTGGACGACGAGCGGCCACACCGGTGGTGCGACGCCGCTGACGGCGCAGGGCCCGGGTGCCGAGGAGCTCGCGCGGACGCAGCACACCACCGACGTGTTCGCGACCGTTCTCGCCGCCATGCGCCACGGTCGCGGCTGA